One window of Channa argus isolate prfri chromosome 4, Channa argus male v1.0, whole genome shotgun sequence genomic DNA carries:
- the LOC137125733 gene encoding aminopeptidase Ey, protein MGKSCEVSRLCVLFTVVAVISVATIVTLWTLALIGGDDDIASWDSFRLPTALVPRYYNITLWPHLSKDSNGLYIFTGNSTVEFECVKETDLILIHSNKLNYTELDNAHIARLTASGDGTAPSIRSSWLQPKTQYLVIQLNSKLSNGQKYQLYTQFTGELADDLAGFYRSEYEEDGVQKIVATSQMHPTHARKTFPCFDEPAMKAVFYVTLIHPPGTVALSNGNETEVVNTTINGVAVTQTTFEPTKKMSTYLLAIIVSDYSHLSAQQGNILIRIWARRAAIEQGQGNYAINVTGPILEFFQLYYNISYPLSKSDQIALPDFYFGAMENWGLVTYRETKLLYDPVMSSIKNKETTATIIAHELAHMWFGNLVTLRWWNEVWLNEGFASYVSYLGADHAEPAWSVKDLIVLEIHRVLAVDALASSHALSSKEDSIFLPEQIVEQFDVISYSKGAAVLRMLSDFLSESIFVQGLSKYLNLFAYSNTVGNNLWQQLQMAVEANNVALPHPVSDIMNTWVLQMGFPVVTIDTSTGKVSQKHFLLDAESNITLESPYNYEWLIPVRWMKSGEVQRDVWWLTEKEVVKLEMRTGSSWVLANVNLTGYYRVNYDLGNWERLLSQLNSEHQVIPVINRAQLVDDAFNLARAQLVSTTLALRTTSYLLRETEYIPWQTALDNLHYYYLMLDCTEVYQPMQDYMKKLVTPLFMHFKNVTSNWTVIPDTLNDQYNEVNAIRMACSTGEAECQTLTTTQFQQWMDNPQHNLIHPNLRSAVYCSAIAAGAEEQWEFAWSQFKNATVASEASKLMSALACTSNTTQLETYLSYTLEPAMIRKQDATSVITSVASNRVGQRLAWDFVKTNWKYMFTQYGVGSFSFASMISAVTARFSTPAELQQLEEFEKEHSAAGFGSATLAVQQALERTKANIKWLQQNKQEILDWFNSQSV, encoded by the exons ATGGGGAAAAGTTGCGAAGTCAGCAGACTGTGTGTCCTGTTTACGGTCGTAGCTGTGATTTCTGTGGCAACAATTGTCACGTTGTGGACTCTTGCCCTGATAGGAGGTGACGATGACATAGCATCTTGGGACAG CTTTCGGCTCCCCACTGCTTTGGTCCCTCGTTACTACAACATAACTTTGTGGCCTCATCTCAGCAAAGACTCCAATGGTCTCTACATTTTTACAG GGAATTCCACAGTAGAGTTTGAATGTGTGAAAGAAACTGATTTGATCCTGATCCATTCCAACAAACTCAACTATACTGAGCTGGACAACGCACACATTGCCAGGCTGACTGCTTCAG GAGATGGAACTGCTCCCAGTATTAGGTCTTCCTGGCTGCAGCCTAAGACCCAGTATCTGGTCATCCAGCTGAATAGTAAACTATCTAATGGACAGAAGTATCAGCTGTATACTCAGTTTACTGGAGAACTAGCTGATGACTTAGCAGGCTTTTACAGAAGTGAATATGAAGAAGATGGAGTTCAAAA GATTGTAGCCACCTCTCAGATGCATCCAACTCATGCCAGAAAGACCTTCCCTTGTTTTGATGAGCCAGCTATGAAAGCTGTTTTCTATGTTACTCTCATTCATCCCCCTGGGACTGTAGCACTGTCCAATGGCAATGAAACAG AGGTTGTTAACACCACTATTAATGGAGTAGCTGTGACACAGACAACATTTGAGCCCACCAAAAAAATGTCAACCTATCTACTGGCCATCATAGTCTCCGACTACTCACACCTGAGTGCTCAGCAAGGAAATATTCTG ATTCGTATCTGGGCTCGCAGGGCAGCAATCGAGCAGGGACAGGGAAACTATGCCATCAATGTAACTGGACCTATACTGGAATTTTTCCAGTTGTACTACAACATCTCATATCCTCTGAGCAAATCAG ATCAAATCGCTCTACCAGACTTCTATTTTGGTGCAATGGAGAACTGGGGTTTGGTGACATACAGAGAAACCAAACTCCTCTACGACCCTGTGATGTCCTCTATCAAAAATAAAGAGACCACTGCCACCATCATTGCTCATGAACTAGCACATATG TGGTTTGGTAACCTGGTGACCCTGCGCTGGTGGAATGAGGTTTGGCTAAATGAAGGCTTTGCTTCATATGTGTCCTACCTTGGAGCAGACCACGCTGAGCCTGCATGGAGTGTG AAAGACTTGATAGTACTTGAAATCCACAGAGTGTTGGCAGTCGATGCCTTGGCCTCCTCCCACGCTCTGTCTTCTAAAGAAGACAGCATCTTCCTGCCAGAGCAGATCGTTGAACAGTTTGATGTCATCTCATACAGCAAG GGTGCAGCAGTGTTAAGGATGCTGTCCGATTTTCTCTCCGAGTCCATCTTTGTCCAGGGACtcagt AAATACCTCAATCTGTTTGcttacagtaatacagtagGAAATAACTTGTGGCAACAGCTTCAAATG GCAGTGGAGGCCAATAATGTTGCCCTTCCTCATCCTGTTTCTGACATCATGAATACCTGGGTGCTCCAGATGGGCTTCCCTGTCGTTACCATAGATACGTCCACAGGAAAGGTATCCCAGAAGCACTTTCTACTGGATGCAGAGTCTAACATTACCCTCGAATCACCCTACAA CTATGAGTGGCTGATTCCTGTGAGGTGGATGAAATCTGGTGAGGTCCAGAGAGACGTCTGGTGGCTGACGGAGAAAGAAG TGGTAAAGCTGGAGATGAGAACTGGTAGTTCGTGGGTTCTGGCCAACGTCAATTTAACTGGATATTACCGGGTAAACTATGACCTTGGCAACTGGGAAAGACTCTTGTCACAGCTTAATTCAGAGCACCAG GTTATACCTGTGATAAACAGAGCCCAGCTTGTGGACGATGCTTTTAATCTGGCCAG GGCTCAGCTTGTCTCTACCACTCTTGCTCTGAGGACAACCTCCTATCTGTTGAGGGAGACTGAGTACATACCCTGGCAGACTGCTCTGGACAACCTGCACTATTACTACCTCATGCTGGATTGTACTGAAGTCTATCAGCCTATGCAG GACTACATGAAGAAGTTGGTGACTCCCCTTTTCATGCACTTCAAGAACGTGACATCAAACTGGACTGTTATTCCTGACACACTCAATGACCA GTATAACGAGGTGAATGCCATCCGTATGGCCtgcagcacaggagaagcagaGTGCCAGACCTTGACCACCACACAGTTCCAACAATGGATGGACAATCCTCAGCACAATTT GATCCATCCCAACCTGCGCTCAGCAGTGTACTGCAGCGCCATAGCAGCGGGTGCTGAGGAACAGTGGGAGTTTGCCTGGTCACAGTTCAAAAACGCAACTGTAGCCAGTGAGGCAAGCAAACTCATGTCTGCACTGGCCTGTACcagcaacacaacacagctGGAAAC GTATCTGTCTTACACCTTAGAACCGGCTATGATCCGTAAGCAGGACGCCACCTCCGTCATCACATCTGTTGCCAGCAACAGAGTGGGACAGCGTCTGGCATGGGATTTTGTCAAGACTAACTGGAAATACATGTTCACACA ATATGGTGTGGGCTCCTTCTCTTTTGCCTCTATGATCAGTGCGGTCACAGCCAGGTTCTCTACACCCGCTGAACTACAACAG CTCGAGGAGTTTGAGAAGGAGCACAGTGCAGCAGGGTTTGGCTCTGCTACACTGGCTGTGCAGCAGGCTTTGGAGAGGACCAAAGCCAACATTAAATGgctgcagcaaaacaaacaggagatcctggacTGGTTCAACAGCCAGAGTGTATAA